A section of the Amycolatopsis sp. AA4 genome encodes:
- a CDS encoding FadR/GntR family transcriptional regulator, with product MLDELGAAIASGELAPGAVLRSEELQERYGTSRTVAREVVRVLETMGLTSSRRRVGVTVREPAEWNHYDPRLIRWQLDGADRPTALRTLTELRSAVEPCAARFAAIRATPEERGRLRALAVHLQRTARARDLDTFLGHDVAFHDLLLTASRNPMFAQLSSVVAEVLAGRTGHGLMPEEPQPEAVALHVEVAEAIDLAEPERAERAMRDIVEQAREEIAAAVSSNLGG from the coding sequence ATGCTCGACGAGCTCGGCGCGGCCATCGCGAGCGGCGAGCTGGCTCCGGGCGCGGTGCTGCGCTCGGAGGAGCTGCAGGAGCGGTACGGGACTTCGCGGACGGTGGCCCGCGAGGTCGTGCGGGTCCTCGAGACGATGGGGCTGACCAGCAGCCGCCGCCGCGTCGGGGTCACCGTCCGCGAGCCGGCCGAGTGGAACCACTATGACCCGAGGCTGATCCGCTGGCAGCTCGACGGCGCGGACCGGCCGACCGCGCTGCGCACGCTGACCGAACTGCGCTCGGCCGTCGAACCGTGCGCGGCCCGGTTCGCCGCGATCCGGGCGACCCCGGAGGAACGCGGGCGGCTGCGCGCGCTGGCGGTGCACCTCCAGCGGACGGCGCGGGCCCGGGATCTCGACACCTTCCTCGGCCACGACGTCGCATTCCACGATCTGCTCCTGACCGCGTCGCGGAATCCGATGTTCGCGCAGCTGTCCTCCGTGGTCGCCGAAGTGCTGGCCGGCCGCACCGGGCACGGCCTGATGCCGGAGGAACCGCAGCCCGAGGCGGTGGCGCTGCACGTCGAGGTCGCCGAGGCGATCGACCTGGCCGAACCGGAGCGGGCCGAACGCGCGATGCGCGACATCGTGGAGCAGGCACGCGAGGAAATCGCCGCCGCGGTGTCGAGTAATCTCGGCGGCTGA
- a CDS encoding cobalamin biosynthesis protein: protein MSAARAIGLILGLAADGALGDPRRRPPVTAFREAVAAAGSRRAAGLGIAGAAVAAGVVIERTGSRRPVLQATTTAVATWAVLGAAGLATQGTELARDLEEGRLEPARDTLSELDPRVTDGLSTIGLSRASVETLAENTSEVVVTPLLWGAVAGVPGLLAARIIGLLRRLLPGHWAIDRFHELVHLLPTRVAAALTVAGAPVVGGSAGGAWRAWRRDTIAHPSPNAGRVEAAFAGALEIRVGGRTEYPHGVVELPVLGVGRNPDAGHVTRAVELSRVVGWLAAGTSVIVAVLAGLRRRNR from the coding sequence GTGAGCGCGGCGCGCGCGATCGGCTTGATTCTCGGTTTGGCCGCAGACGGGGCACTCGGCGATCCGCGGCGACGTCCGCCGGTCACCGCGTTCCGCGAAGCGGTCGCCGCCGCTGGTTCGCGGCGCGCGGCCGGGCTCGGAATCGCGGGCGCGGCAGTCGCGGCTGGCGTAGTGATCGAGCGCACCGGCAGCCGCCGCCCGGTCCTGCAGGCGACGACGACGGCGGTGGCGACCTGGGCGGTCCTCGGCGCGGCCGGGCTGGCCACGCAGGGCACGGAACTGGCGCGCGATCTGGAGGAAGGCCGTCTCGAACCGGCGCGCGACACACTGTCCGAACTGGACCCGCGCGTGACGGACGGGCTGAGCACGATCGGGCTTTCCCGTGCGTCCGTGGAAACTCTGGCCGAGAACACGTCCGAAGTGGTCGTCACCCCGTTGTTGTGGGGTGCGGTCGCGGGCGTGCCCGGGTTGCTCGCGGCGCGGATCATCGGCTTGCTGCGCCGGCTGCTTCCCGGGCACTGGGCCATTGACCGGTTTCACGAACTGGTGCACCTTCTGCCGACCCGGGTGGCGGCCGCGCTGACCGTCGCGGGCGCGCCGGTGGTGGGCGGTTCGGCGGGTGGCGCGTGGCGGGCTTGGCGCCGGGACACGATCGCGCATCCGAGCCCGAACGCCGGTCGCGTCGAGGCGGCTTTCGCCGGTGCGTTGGAGATTCGCGTCGGCGGGCGGACCGAGTACCCGCACGGGGTCGTGGAATTGCCGGTGCTCGGGGTCGGCCGGAATCCGGATGCCGGACACGTGACGCGTGCGGTGGAACTGTCCCGAGTGGTCGGTTGGCTGGCCGCGGGGACGTCGGTGATCGTGGCCGTGCTCGCCGGGTTGCGTCGCCGGAACCGTTGA
- a CDS encoding gluconokinase: MTVIVVMGVSGSGKTTVGTAIAERLGTVYAEADTFHPRANIEKMTAGHPLNDEDRAPWLAAIAEWIGKHHENGAVVSSSALKRRYRDVLRGGGDVWFLHLHGSRELLAERMKTRTGHFMPVSLLDSQLADLEPLEADEPGATFDISRPPAELVESALKAFQERA; this comes from the coding sequence ATGACGGTCATCGTGGTGATGGGCGTATCGGGCTCGGGCAAGACGACGGTCGGCACAGCGATCGCGGAACGGCTCGGGACCGTGTACGCCGAGGCAGACACCTTCCACCCCCGGGCGAACATCGAGAAGATGACCGCCGGGCATCCGCTGAACGACGAGGACCGCGCCCCGTGGCTGGCCGCGATCGCGGAATGGATCGGGAAGCACCATGAAAACGGCGCGGTGGTCAGCTCGTCCGCGCTGAAGCGGCGCTACCGCGACGTGCTGCGCGGCGGCGGGGACGTCTGGTTCCTGCACCTGCACGGGTCCCGCGAACTGCTCGCCGAGCGGATGAAGACCCGGACCGGCCACTTCATGCCGGTCTCGCTGCTCGATTCCCAGCTCGCCGACCTCGAACCGCTGGAAGCGGACGAGCCGGGAGCGACCTTCGACATCAGCCGTCCCCCCGCCGAACTCGTCGAGTCGGCGCTCAAAGCGTTCCAGGAGCGCGCATGA
- a CDS encoding SRPBCC domain-containing protein, which yields MSDTTTVQVNRVYIKATPQAVWDALTKPEWTQKYGYTGLADFDLKRGGKHRTKPTQEFIDSGFTSDLLDGEVLEVDPPRRLVITWKLQMDPSLVAEPYTTVTYDIEETQTAGTRLTVTHDVAGAPNHAALVSGVHEDINAGPGENAGGGWAWVLSDLKSVLETGKNLTA from the coding sequence ATGAGCGACACCACGACCGTTCAGGTCAACCGCGTCTACATCAAGGCCACTCCGCAGGCGGTGTGGGACGCCCTCACCAAGCCGGAATGGACGCAGAAGTACGGCTACACCGGCCTCGCCGACTTCGACCTCAAGCGCGGCGGCAAGCACCGCACCAAGCCGACCCAGGAGTTCATCGATTCGGGCTTCACCAGCGATCTCCTCGACGGCGAAGTACTCGAGGTCGATCCGCCGCGCAGGCTGGTGATCACGTGGAAACTGCAGATGGACCCGAGCCTCGTCGCCGAGCCGTACACCACAGTGACCTATGACATCGAGGAAACGCAGACCGCGGGCACCCGGCTCACCGTCACCCACGACGTCGCCGGCGCGCCGAACCACGCGGCTCTTGTGTCCGGCGTGCACGAGGACATCAACGCCGGCCCGGGCGAAAACGCGGGCGGCGGCTGGGCGTGGGTCCTGTCCGACCTGAAGTCGGTGCTGGAGACGGGCAAGAACCTCACGGCCTGA
- a CDS encoding gluconate:H+ symporter — MTTLAAGWTGHDTRLILATVLAIAVIVVLISKVKLHPLLSLTLGSGVLGLTAGTPIDKLLKSFTTGVGSTVASVGVLIAFGAMLGKLLADSGGADRIVDTVLGRVRGPGLPWAMALVAALIGLPMFFEIGLVMLIPVVLLVAKRSGKPVLLLGIPALAGLSVLHGLIPPHPGPLAAAGSLNANVGLTLGLGLLVGLPTVIIAGPLFGRLAAKMVPDAAPPARLVPESEGTDEKHRPSFFATLATVLLPVVLMLAKALADILAGKGNPARRVLDFIGDPLVALLLAVLVGMVVLGRPARLNRERLSSIIGDSLGPIAGIVLIVAAGGGFKQTLVDAGVGDVITSLAKGANLSPLLLGWLVAVAIRLATGSATVATVSAAGIVAPLAATLDPTHNALLVLAIGAGSLFFSHLNDAGFWLVKEYFGMSVGQTLKSWSVMETVISVVAIALILPLGALL, encoded by the coding sequence ATGACCACCCTCGCCGCCGGCTGGACCGGCCACGACACCCGCCTGATCCTCGCCACGGTGCTCGCCATCGCCGTGATCGTGGTGCTGATCAGCAAGGTCAAACTGCACCCGCTGCTCTCGCTCACGCTGGGCTCCGGCGTGCTCGGCCTGACCGCCGGGACGCCGATCGACAAACTGCTCAAGAGCTTCACCACCGGCGTCGGCAGCACCGTCGCGTCCGTCGGCGTGCTGATCGCGTTCGGCGCGATGCTGGGCAAACTGCTCGCCGACTCCGGCGGCGCGGACCGGATCGTGGACACGGTGCTCGGCCGGGTCCGCGGGCCCGGGCTGCCGTGGGCGATGGCGCTGGTCGCCGCGCTGATCGGGCTGCCGATGTTCTTCGAGATCGGCCTCGTGATGCTGATCCCGGTCGTGCTGCTGGTCGCCAAGCGCAGCGGGAAACCGGTGCTGCTGCTGGGAATTCCGGCGCTGGCCGGGCTGTCGGTGCTGCACGGCCTGATCCCGCCGCACCCCGGTCCGCTCGCCGCCGCCGGTTCGCTGAACGCCAACGTCGGCCTCACCCTCGGACTGGGCCTGCTGGTCGGCCTTCCCACCGTGATCATCGCCGGTCCGTTGTTCGGCCGTCTCGCCGCCAAGATGGTGCCCGACGCCGCGCCGCCCGCCCGGCTGGTCCCGGAATCCGAGGGGACCGACGAAAAGCACCGCCCGAGCTTCTTCGCGACGCTGGCCACGGTGCTCCTGCCGGTGGTCCTGATGCTGGCCAAGGCACTCGCGGACATCCTGGCGGGGAAGGGGAACCCGGCGCGCCGCGTCCTGGACTTCATCGGCGACCCGCTCGTCGCGCTGCTGCTGGCGGTCCTCGTCGGCATGGTCGTGCTGGGCCGCCCGGCCCGGCTGAACCGGGAACGGCTGTCGTCGATCATCGGCGATTCCCTCGGCCCGATCGCCGGGATCGTGCTGATCGTGGCCGCGGGCGGCGGGTTCAAGCAGACCCTCGTGGACGCCGGGGTCGGCGACGTGATCACCAGCCTCGCCAAGGGCGCTAACCTGTCCCCGCTGCTGCTCGGCTGGCTGGTCGCGGTGGCGATCCGCCTGGCGACCGGTTCGGCGACGGTCGCGACGGTCTCCGCGGCGGGCATCGTGGCCCCGCTGGCCGCGACGCTGGACCCGACGCACAACGCCCTGCTCGTGCTGGCCATCGGTGCCGGTTCGCTCTTCTTCTCGCACCTGAACGACGCCGGGTTCTGGCTGGTCAAGGAGTACTTCGGCATGTCGGTCGGCCAGACCTTGAAGAGCTGGTCGGTGATGGAAACGGTGATCTCCGTGGTGGCGATCGCGCTGATCCTGCCGCTGGGCGCCCTGCTTTAG
- a CDS encoding helix-turn-helix transcriptional regulator, translating into MPDEDLVFKALADPTRRFLLDLLYERDGRTLTELESEVDMSRFGVMKHLKLLEEADLVTSRKEGREKRHFLNPVPIRRIHDRWIDKYTAHRASALLDLKAQLEAEETFKEPGK; encoded by the coding sequence GTGCCCGACGAGGACCTGGTTTTCAAGGCTCTGGCGGACCCGACCCGCCGGTTCCTGCTCGACCTGCTCTACGAGCGCGACGGCCGCACGCTCACCGAGCTGGAGTCCGAAGTGGACATGAGCCGGTTCGGGGTGATGAAGCACCTCAAGCTCCTCGAGGAGGCCGATCTGGTCACCTCGCGCAAGGAGGGGCGGGAGAAGCGGCATTTCCTGAACCCGGTCCCGATCCGCCGGATCCACGACCGCTGGATCGACAAGTACACCGCACACCGCGCCTCGGCGCTGCTGGACCTCAAAGCTCAGCTGGAAGCCGAAGAAACCTTCAAGGAGCCCGGAAAATGA